The Littorina saxatilis isolate snail1 linkage group LG15, US_GU_Lsax_2.0, whole genome shotgun sequence genome contains a region encoding:
- the LOC138949041 gene encoding TRMT1-like protein — translation MAVGEDNMDLDTAPNGPKEADSTATDSTSNRTAVTENGITIKQPDNKKAPGKHNPKLSIFREVALATAHAYAKDHVQRQLAMVPSDDAENGRRQYFACDLITQSGIAGLQWKRHIGEDIHVTAVEQRDSKQLQDNIKSNGITSSTLPQDPKRPAGMMLPQQGPSQIHLAECDPSALMLLEAFDFVYVDPHKNPSPYFSTLFRNVRNNGVVCIVVPDTMQFARSPHVVRRYFGANCIKTGYMKELAVRIILAALATEAARCNKGMTVLYSITMEDFLLLCVRMVRGPKLADATLQNIGHVLHCRICEERVFYPEVIAPIEDPYSLIQCDCQKNIPGKTGVVLGPLWKGRIFEYPCLTKLAASGKALNLTHAFFVLLQRVMEDCVCDTPPSLVSLKQGLSEELALVVNSTNGESSKTEEDKGLRSGENDFSVKKKSLQEGSKDNDCAVSSKIGDGDVSQRESQLPDASETTVSDSGDIASVDADCAENGGVKRSAPESEVDISPRKLKRLKSINEPAPCFFYNVHSKRLGKEHLPKQQAIIERLRAHGYRCCRTHFEKYAIRTSANLKTLTALLGTGESKVLYVKGNQAETLTAR, via the exons ATGGCAGTTGGCGAAGACAACATGGACCTAGACACAGCTCCAAACGGACCAAAGGAGGCTGACAGTACGGCCACCGACAGTACCAGCAATCGTACGGCTGTCACGGAAAATGGGATCACAATCAAACAACCAGACAACAAAAAAGCTCCAGGAAAACACAACCCCAAGCTTTCGATCTTTAG AGAGGTTGCTCTAGCAACAGCCCACGCTTATGCCAAGGACCATGTACAGAGACAGTTGGCAATGGTTCCCAGTGACGATGCAGAGAATGGCAGACGACAGTATTTTGCTTGTGACCTGATAACGCAATCAG GTATCGCAGGTTTGCAGTGGAAGCGTCATATCGGTGAAGACATTCACGTCACTGCTGTGGAGCAGAGAGATTCCAAACAGCTACAGGACAACATCAAGAGCAACGGTATCACCTCCTCCACTCTCCCCCAAGACCCAAAACGGCCAGCAGGAATGATGTTACCTCAACAGGGTCCATCACAAATTCACCTGGCAGAGTGTGATCCATCTGCACTGATGCTCCTTGAAGCGTTTGACTTTGT CTATGTGGACCCTCACAAGAATCCGTCACCGTACTTCAGCACCCTTTTCCGCAATGTGAGAAACAACGGCGTGGTCTGCATCGTGGTGCCAGACACCATGCAGTTTGCCCGATCTCCCCACGTTGTGCGACGATATTTTGGTGCCAACTGCATCAAAACAGGGTACATGAAAGAGCTTGCTGTTCGAATCATCTTGGCAGCGCTTGCAAC GGAAGCAGCCAGGTGTAACAAGGGTATGACAGTGTTGTACTCCATAACAATGGAGGACTTTCTGCTGCTCTGTGTGCGGATGGTGCGAGGTCCAAAGCTTGCTGACGCCACACTACAAAACATCGGACATGTTCTGCACTGCCGCATCTGTGAGGAGAGAGTTTTCTACCCTGAAGTGATTGCACCCATTG AGGACCCTTACAGTCTAATACAGTGTGACTGTCAGAAGAACATCCCTGGCAAGACTGGTGTTGTCCTGGGTCCTTTGTG gAAAGGCAGGATTTTTGAATATCCCTGCCTCACCAAGCTAGCTGCTTCAGGAAAAGCTCTCAACCTTACTCATGCTTTCTTCGTTCTCCTTCAACGTGTCATGGAGGACTGCGTGTGTGATACCCCGCCATCCTTGGTCAGCCTCAAGCAAGGTCTTAGCGAAGAACTAGCACTCGTGGTGAATTCTACCAATGGGGAGTCGTCGAAGACAGAAGAAGACAAAGGACTACGTTCTGGGGAAAACGACTTCTCTGTGAAAAAGAAGAGTTTGCAAGAAGGTTCAAAAGACAATGATTGTGCAGTTTCATCTAAAATTGGAGACGGCGATGTTTCACAGCGTGAGAGCCAGTTGCCTGATGCAAGTGAAACAACTGTCAGTGATTCTGGTGACATAGCAAGCGTAGATGCTGACTGTGCAGAAAACGGAGGTGTGAAAAGAAGCGCCCCCGAGTCTGAAGTTGACATCTCTCCAAGAAAACTGAAGCGCTTGAAAAGCATCAATGAACCAGCACCCTGCTTCTTCTACAACGTTCACAGCAAAAGGCTCGGCAAGGAACACCTTCCAAA GCAGCAAGCGATCATCGAACGTCTGAGGGCCCATGGGTACAGGTGCTGCAGAACACACTTTGAGAAGTACGCTATTCGCACCAGCGCCAACTTGAAGACCTTGACCGCCCTTCTGGGCACTGGGGAAAGCAAGGTTTTGTACGTCAAAGGCAACCAAGCGGAGACCTTAACTGCTCGGTGA